A portion of the Maniola hyperantus chromosome 24, iAphHyp1.2, whole genome shotgun sequence genome contains these proteins:
- the Polr1B gene encoding DNA-directed RNA polymerase I subunit RPA2 — protein sequence MNRKKILQEPSLAYTSNPNYSKPPKTPNPHLQCLGTPHIDSFNYMLQDGLKAAIADLIPAEFEMPSGEKIKITILEGMFLKPGVPIETVGVKNHKVLPTECRQRASTYKGEFRIRLSFNVDGKVTCIDRSLGYLPIMLKSKMCHLADLSPEELVKNNEHSDEWGGYFIVKGHERLARMLLVTRRNYPVSIKRSSWRMRGNLFSEYGVLVRCVKVDQTSTNNVLHFLQNGTCKLMFSHRKVMYYAPLILIMKCLVDYQDHYIYRLLLHGKKNDLYYVNCIQNMLRELHEEGLHTSDECRAYLGRMFRPKLYELPPWATDLEAADFLLQRCVMIHLHNYTDKFHTLVYMAQKLYDVAQNKCKVEGADAVMAQELQVGGHLYLQVLKERLQTILSIIKATLIKRSKLNKACPVNSRDIQQIIRAAGSLEQKMETFLSTGNAPSSNVNLTQYKGLTIVAENINRMRYMSHFKAIHRGSFFMEMRTTEARQLLPDAWGFVCPVHTPDGAPCGLLNHLTASAQVTQPADAKQVASLPFVLEKCGMEPISSVSETPLSRDVYKYPVFVDGRLVGYLSEDTAVKSTAYLRTLKVKGEDIPISTEIVLIPKKQICAQYAGMFLFTSEARMMRPVINLATGQLELIGTMEQMYLDVAVTNTEIIQGKTTHLELSKSAFMSNLAQLVPMPDCNQSPRNMYQCQMGKQTMGTPIHTWITNAETKLYRLVTGATPLFRPLQYDNLWLDDYPAGTNAILAVISYTGYDMEDAMIINKSAYERGFAAGIVYKSNFVELKHASSYFCRDPNKPELAPHIDEDGLPAVGARVQPEDPFYCFYDGEKSDFVVQKYHGKEEVFVDSVRLCGDFSPKALRKACVMVRIQRNPTVGDKFASRAGQKGICSQKWPAEDLPFTESGLIPDILFNPHGFPSRMTIAMMIEIMAGKAACLHGHVHDATPFRFNEKDTAINYFGRLLEAGGYNYYGTERMYSGVDGREMTADIFFGLVHYQRLRHMVSDKWQVRTTGAVDALTRQPVKGRRRGGGVRLGEMERDALISHGTAFLLQDRLFHCSDKSEAIICAKCGTLLGPITGSMDTDNEATCRLCGVGDLQRVVIPYIFKFFVTELASVNINVKINCTTNLSINSC from the exons AtgaatcgcaaaaaaatattgcaagAGCCATCTTTGGCGTATACAAGTAATCCAAACTACAGTAAACCTCCGAAGACTCCTAACCCG CATCTACAATGCTTAGGTACACCGCACATCGATTCATTCAACTACATGCTACAAGACGGTCTAAAGGCAGCCATAGCAGATTTAATACCCGCAGAATTTGAAATGCCCAGCGGTGAAAAGATCAAAATTACTATATTGGAAGGAATGTTTCTCAAACCAGGCGTCCCTATAGAGACGGTTGGGGTGAAAAACCACAAAGTTTTGCCAACCGAGTGCAGACAAAGGGCGTCCACATACAAAGGGGAGTTTAGAATACGACTGTCTTTCAATGTTGATGGGAAAGTTACTTGTATTGATAGATCTTTAGGATATTTGCCCATTATGCTGAAG TCAAAAATGTGTCACTTGGCGGACCTGTCACCAGAAGAACTTGTGAAGAACAATGAACATTCTGATGAGTGGGGTGGCTACTTTATTGTTAAG GGCCACGAACGCTTAGCGCGCATGCTGCTAGTGACTCGACGCAACTATCCCGTGTCGATCAAACGTTCCAGCTGGAGGATGCGAGGCAACCTGTTCTCAGAGTATGGTGTCCTGGTACGGTGCGTCAAAGTCGATCAGACTAGTACT AACAACGTTCTACACTTCCTCCAGAACGGCACATGTAAGCTGATGTTCTCGCACCGTAAAGTGATGTACTACGCACCATTGATTCTCATCATGAAGTGTCTAGTAGACTATCAGGACCACTACATATACAGACTGCTGTTGCATGGGAAGAAGAATGATCTGTATTATGTCAA TTGCATCCAAAACATGCTACGCGAGTTACACGAAGAGGGCCTCCACACGTCAGACGAGTGTCGCGCCTACCTCGGCCGCATGTTCCGCCCTAAACTGTACGAACTTCCGCCCTGGGCCACCGACCTGGAGGCTGCAGACTTCCTGCTGCAGCGCTGCGTCATGATACACCTGCACAACTACACGGACAAGTTCCACACTCTGGTGTACATGGCGCAGAAGCTGTATGACGTGGCGCAGAACAAGTGTAAG GTGGAAGGCGCAGACGCTGTGATGGCGCAGGAGTTGCAAGTGGGAGGTCACCTGTACCTGCAGGTGCTGAAGGAGCGTCTACAGACCATACTCTCCATCATCAAAGCGACGCTGATCAAGAGGTCTAAGCTGAACAAAGCGTGCCCTGTTAATTCG aGAGACATACAACAAATCATTCGCGCGGCGGGCAGCCTCGAGCAGAAGATGGAGACGTTCCTGTCCACCGGGAACGCGCCCTCCAGCAACGTGAACCTGACCCAATACAAGGGTCTGACCATAGTGGCGGAAAACATCAACAGGATGCGGTATATGTCGCACTTCAA GGCAATCCACAGAGGTTCGTTCTTCATGGAAATGCGTACGACAGAGGCCAGGCAGCTATTACCTGATGCGTGGGGCTTCGTGTGCCCCGTGCACACTCCGGACGGCGCCCCGTGCGGCCTGCTCAACCATCTCACCGCATCTGCACAG GTCACTCAACCAGCCGATGCAAAGCAAGTGGCGTCACTACCGTTCGTCCTCGAGAAATGTG GTATGGAGCCCATAAGCTCAGTATCGGAGACCCCGCTGTCCCGCGACGTATACAAGTACCCCGTGTTCGTCGACGGGCGGCTCGTGGGCTACCTGTCCGAGGACACGGCGGTCAAGTCCACCGCCTACCTGAGGACACTAAAGGTCAAGGGTGAGGACATCCCCATATCCACCGAGATCGTCCTCATACCCAAGAAACAG ATATGTGCGCAGTATGCGGGCATGTTTCTCTTCACGTCAGAAGCTCGTATGATGCGACCCGTCATCAACCTAGCGACCGGCCAGCTGGAACTGATCGGCACTATGGAGCAGATGTACCTGGACGTTGCGGTCACTAACACTGAAATTATACAAG GTAAAACAACACATTTGGAACTTTCCAAATCGGCATTTATGAGCAACCTGGCGCAGCTTGTTCCTATGCCTGACTGTAACCAGTCTCCGCg TAACATGTACCAATGTCAGATGGGTAAACAAACGATGGGTACACCGATCCATACATGGATAACGAATGCAGAGACCAAGTTGTACCGGCTGGTGACCGGAGCAACTCCGTTGTTCAGACCGCTGCAGTATGACAACTTGTGGCTGGACGACTACCCCGCCGGCACGAATGCTATACTGGCTGTTATTTCGTATACG GGCTACGACATGGAAGACGCCATGATAATCAACAAATCTGCCTACGAGCGCGGCTTCGCGGCCGGCATCGTGTACAAGTCCAACTTTGTGGAGCTCAAGCACGCGTCCTCGTACTTCTGCCGCGACCCCAACAAGCCGGAGCTGGCGCCGCACATTGATGAGGATGGACTACCGGCCGTTGGAGCCAGGGTGCAGCCCGAGGATCCCTTCTACTG CTTCTACGACGGAGAAAAGAGTGATTTCGTAGTGCAGAAATACCACGGCAAAGAAGAAGTGTTTGTAGACagcgtgcggctgtgcggggacTTCTCGCCCAAAGCGTTGCGGAAAGCGTGCGTCATGGTGCGGATACAG CGTAACCCAACAGTGGGCGACAAGTTCGCTTCCCGAGCTGGACAGAAGGGCATCTGCTCACAAAAGTGGCCAGCTGAGGACCTGCCGTTCACGGAGTCGGGCCTGATCCCGGACATCCTGTTCAACCCGCACGGCTTCCCCTCGCGTATGACCATCGCCATGATGATAGAGATCATGGCAGGCAAAGCCGCGTGCCTGCACGGACAT GTCCACGACGCAACCCCCTTCCGGTTCAACGAAAAAGACACTGCCATTAACTACTTCGGGCGTCTTCTAGAAGCGGGCGGCTACAACTACTACGGCACGGAGAGGATGTACAGCGGCGTGGACGGCCGGGAGATGACGGCCGACATCTTCTTTGGGCTCGTCCATTACCAGAGGCTGCGGCACATGGTGTCCGACAAGTGGCAG GTGCGTACAACTGGCGCAGTGGACGCGCTCACCCGTCAGCCTGTGAAAGGGAGACGTCGCGGAGGAGGTGTGAGACTGGGAGAGATGGAGCGAGACGCCCTGATATCGCACGGCACCGCCTTCCTGCTGCAGGATAGATTGTTTCACTGTTCTGATAAGAGCGAG GCAATAATCTGCGCAAAATGCGGCACGCTGCTCGGACCGATCACAGGCAGCATGGACACGGACAATGAGGCCACGTGCAGACTGTGCGGCGTCGGCGACCTGCAGCGTGTGGTCATCCCCTACATCTTCAAGTTCTTCGTCACAGAGCTCGCGTCCGTCAACATCAATGTGAAGATCAACTGCACCACAAATTTGTCAATCAACAGTTGTTAA